The proteins below come from a single Saccharopolyspora sp. SCSIO 74807 genomic window:
- a CDS encoding pyridoxal phosphate-dependent aminotransferase: MVEQPGALAVAKRANIPPFQVMEVLTAAAARQRTRGDVVSLAAGQPSAPAPKAVREAATEALHRYPLGYTEQLGLPELREAIAAHYERTYGVAVRRDEVAVTTGASGGFLLAFLAAFDAGDRVALARPGYPAYRNILSALGCEVVELPCDASTRFQPTVEMLEELDEPVKGLVLASPANPTGTVLRADQLAGLVSWCDRHGVQLISDEIYHGITFGEPAHTAREYSAEPVIMQSFSKFWCMTGWRLGWMLVPPRLLRAVDSLTGNFNLCPPAMSQHGAVAAFTPSAYDEVAEHVRRYETNRELLLSGLSELGIDKVAPADGAFYAYADIGHLTDDSADWCHRLLEDTGVAVVPGVDFDPERGRRFVRMSFAGATEEMAEALARLASWLRQP; encoded by the coding sequence ATGGTTGAGCAGCCCGGCGCACTCGCTGTAGCCAAACGCGCGAACATCCCGCCGTTCCAGGTCATGGAGGTGCTGACGGCCGCTGCCGCGCGCCAGCGCACCCGCGGTGACGTCGTTTCCCTCGCTGCGGGACAGCCCTCCGCGCCTGCACCCAAGGCGGTGCGCGAAGCGGCAACAGAGGCCCTGCACCGCTACCCGCTCGGCTACACCGAACAGCTCGGCTTGCCCGAACTGCGCGAAGCGATCGCAGCTCATTACGAGCGAACCTACGGGGTTGCCGTCCGGCGGGACGAGGTCGCGGTGACCACTGGGGCTTCGGGCGGCTTCCTCCTCGCCTTCCTCGCGGCCTTCGACGCAGGCGACCGGGTGGCACTGGCACGCCCCGGCTACCCGGCCTACCGGAACATCCTGTCCGCGCTGGGATGCGAGGTCGTGGAGCTGCCGTGCGACGCCTCTACTCGGTTTCAGCCCACGGTGGAGATGCTGGAGGAGTTGGATGAGCCGGTGAAGGGCCTGGTACTCGCCAGCCCGGCCAACCCCACGGGCACGGTGCTCCGGGCTGACCAGCTCGCAGGGCTCGTGTCCTGGTGTGACCGGCACGGGGTGCAGCTCATCAGCGACGAGATCTACCACGGCATCACCTTCGGCGAGCCTGCGCACACTGCGCGGGAGTACTCGGCCGAACCGGTGATTATGCAATCGTTCTCGAAGTTCTGGTGCATGACGGGCTGGCGGCTCGGCTGGATGCTGGTGCCGCCGCGGCTGCTGCGCGCGGTGGACTCGCTGACCGGGAACTTCAACCTCTGCCCACCGGCGATGTCGCAGCACGGCGCGGTCGCCGCGTTCACCCCGAGCGCCTACGACGAAGTCGCCGAGCACGTCCGGCGGTACGAGACGAACCGGGAACTGCTGCTGTCCGGACTCTCCGAGCTGGGCATCGACAAGGTCGCGCCCGCCGACGGTGCGTTCTACGCCTACGCCGACATCGGGCACCTCACCGACGACTCGGCGGATTGGTGCCACCGGCTGCTGGAGGACACCGGGGTGGCGGTCGTTCCCGGCGTCGACTTCGACCCGGAGCGGGGGCGGCGCTTCGTGCGGATGTCGTTCGCCGGCGCCACCGAGGAGATGGCCGAAGCGCTCGCGCGGCTGGCTTCCTGGCTGCGGCAACCCTGA